The genomic segment taattttattaaaattataatgaataagGCTGcaaaatttttgtagagttgtTTTTCTAGGGGACTATGTTCAAATGAATGTTTTTACTTTGCAAAATGTCATTAGTAATGTCCTTTCTATAAACATGGTTGGCAAAATAAAAAGGCACAAAAGAGGGTAACAAGAAATGTTTCCAGCTTTCAGTGAAGAGTACAAAGCATGTATCCTTCATGAAGAAAAGCACagtaaaatattcagtaattcATGCACAACTTGAGCTACAAGAAAACTTCTCTTCAGGTAGGTCCTGAGGCTTGAGGAGAAAACGAGTTTTCCTAATCACGTGcttcatgtaaaataaaatgtaaagctgCACATACACGTGTGTTTTAACAGTGGACCCATGGTTTTTAAATATGAGgcaattaaatgaaagaaaacaaaaccaaaatacttTCATAACAAAGCAACTCCATCCGTAGCCTGTCCTTTTTACCATTCAGTGGGGTAAAATgtccaataaaatgtaaaatgcagcATACGCAATCATGTAATCTAAAAACTTTTCATGATAACTTATTGCAAATTGCACTTGACAGTTCACCACAACAATGGAAAACTGGCCCCTTGTTGGTTCACACAGTCCTTGAGCCCCACAGTGAAGTCACCAATAAAATGATCTGGATAAAAAGTTTGCAGCTGTGCTCAGCCAGctagctccaccttctgggtgtGAGCCAACCCGGGACACCGCTTTGTCCTGTTCCTTTGTGGGACTCTCATCCTCAGGCAGGTAGTCAGGTAGCTCTGTGTTCTGTTCTACTTCCACAGGAGTATCTTGGAATGGGACCAACATCTGATACAGAAAATATTAACAGTTATTACAAAATCAACTTTACCCCTTATTCTAATTACCATGGTTATTCTCAGGGTAAACTTTCCTCTTCCATGACAGTAGGCCCGATTGCTGAGCAGCGTCAATACAGAAAGGAGTAAGCAGAGTACAAGTAAGAACTCAGAAGCTGATCTGCTGAAATTCTAGGAGTAAATGAGCAACCTTTCTCTGTGTAATAATGACTAAAGCAAGTGTCTAGCCACTGCAGGCCACTGGAGAGCCATGGAACCTCCCATCTATGAGATGGGAACCCAAATGAGCTCAAGGCATATTTGTTTCCCCCATCACAAAGCTAGTGAAGAGAGTAGCAAGATACAAGGATTTTCACCCTATTTACTTGCTCAGTGAATACACCTTTATTTTTTGGATTGTCAAAATTAGTTAAGGTTATgaagaaagtatttaaaaataaatgcaaggaaGACACATATCCTTTATTTCCGGGTAAAAATCGGCAAGAGCAGACTCTGATATCCACAAAAGATCTCTCTATATTTCTAAAATAGTTAACTGTTAACCAAGAAACAGCACATCCTTACATACTTGGCACTATTAATTTAGAAATACTGGCAATCTGCTAGCCATAAAAAATAACTGAGAGTGAGttagatataaagaaaattaaatacaactTTTACCTCTTCTCCACTTTCACTTTTCACAACTTGCTGAGCTTTCATAACCTTGGTTGATGCTATTGCTGATGCCAAAGCCTAAGTCAAGATAAAAAGGAACGACTTTGAAACTGAATTGCTTACCTGTAATCTCAAAcatattaagcattttaaaatacttacctCAGCTTTCAAATCTGAACGGATTCGCACCACACACCTTTGAACAGCCATTTGAAAAGTAAAGCTAATAACacctttaatttttaacaaagccTCTTCACATAGATTTCTCCGAGactgaaaaagtaaaagcaaattgttatgaaaataggtaaataaaaggTAATAAATCAGCTAAAACCAAGTTATATTTTGGAGGGGGGAAGGCAGCAAATGACCTATTTCAGTTTTATCATCTTATTTCAGGGCAAAGAGTGGGGGAG from the Papio anubis isolate 15944 chromosome 8, Panubis1.0, whole genome shotgun sequence genome contains:
- the ARMC1 gene encoding armadillo repeat-containing protein 1 isoform X3, with translation MSAWPYFIYGPSQPSSRPLGFACSSILGRMPCKQRKDERRTGYDVELTKCYTESRRNLCEEALLKIKGVISFTFQMAVQRCVVRIRSDLKAEALASAIASTKVMKAQQVVKSESGEEMLVPFQDTPVEVEQNTELPDYLPEDESPTKEQDKAVSRVGSHPEGGASWLSTAANFLSRSFYW
- the ARMC1 gene encoding armadillo repeat-containing protein 1 isoform X2 — translated: MLYRRPQFRKGAREVTRRIEAVINQEEEGWFKDDDSRSIFLFFLKTTTPGETKLLASEIYDILQSSNMADGDSFNEMNSRRRKAQFFLGTTNKRAKTVVLHIDGLDDTSRRNLCEEALLKIKGVISFTFQMAVQRCVVRIRSDLKAEALASAIASTKVMKAQQVVKSESGEEMLVPFQDTPVEVEQNTELPDYLPEDESPTKEQDKAVSRVGSHPEGGASWLSTAANFLSRSFYW